A segment of the Zonotrichia albicollis isolate bZonAlb1 chromosome Z, bZonAlb1.hap1, whole genome shotgun sequence genome:
atgaaaaaaaattcaaagtaaAAGCTATTGGTGCATTTTAGCTTGTTTCAAGTTCTTCAAAAGGATACTGCTCTATAAACTTTGCCAAGCATTTCTTACTTTCTATGACTAACAATCCATACAGCCATAAATTGCCAATGTGGTAcccatgtgctgctggaatCAAAGCAAATCTTCTGAAATCCACACCAGTGTCACCTATTTCACACAGTCTGTATCACACTTGGAAAGAATTGTGTGCAGGAGCAATACATCTCTGACCACTTGCTGCCATCTCTTATGCAGTTTGAGCAGCCTGTATTCACACATTTTACTTCACAATCATACATTCTGATACTAAAACCTTACATCACAGACAGGTACATTTGCAGAAACAAGCAACTATATAAACGAGATGATGGGGTGTATTACCTTTCCATGTAAGAAGCAAAAGCCAATTCATAATCCTTTGCCACAGGTGCAGAATATTGCTTATTAGAACATACATAAAATATCCAGTCATCAACACATAAAGAATTTATACAGCCAACCTCAATAAACACTATACAAGTCCCTTGTGACTTAAAAGTAAATAATGCCTCTATTTTTCAAAGACTAACTGTCCAAGGTTCTGGTGCTCTTACTTTGCCCCCCCCTCACCCcccttattttttcctctgaaatagAACTACTTGGAAGATTCAGAagcttctgtttgtttgtttgtttagatAAAAGTAATCAATTTCACTGcaagaataattattttaacaGACTAAACTAAAAAGGAAAGAGACAGTCATCTCTTGTAGTAGAAAAAACTGATTCTTGTAAGGCAGCTAAATATTCCTTCAATAAAACAACAGTAACACAAAGGAATGTATGAGCTTACACATTCATTTTTCACTGAATTATTTCAGTACAGGTCGCAACCATAAAAATAACTCAGGGGAAGAGAAAGAAGTAAATTGAAGCTCCTTGAGCAGCAATGCACAATGTAAAAATGAGCTATAAGCTCCAGGTCAGTTAGTTTAATTCTACACAAGTACAAACTAATTAGAGCAGACATATTGCAGAATGTTTCATGAaccaaataatattttaatagtaGATAGGTTTTGTATTAAGAAGGTATTAGGACAATGGCTCTGAATAGATTATCACACAGTCCACATTCATCACATGGAACATACAGTGAGTGTATGGCAATTAAGTACTTGACAATTAAGGCACTTCTGTGCCTTGGAAACTAATCTGCAAGGTAGTTGTTTTTTACTGTGTTATTTGAAGTAACTGAGGTGGTgcattttggtattttttaagTCAGCTGGGCACAGTCCTTGTTCTGAGTATGTTGTTTCTTATATGGCTGCCTGTGTAAATGATAAGCATGAACAGAAGACAgtgatttaaaacaaaagcagaaatcaGACATAGCAATGTGTGAAGGTTTCCAGAGATATATTCCTTTACCTTCAGCACATTTTTACTACATACTTCTCACTTTTTCTAAAAGTCTGCTTACAGTGGTGatcttgaaaaagaagaaaaagaaaataaaaattccagcAAGGTAGAAGCATCATGTCCTACAGAAGGTCAACACAATAAAAGTCATGTTGACTGTGGCCTGTGACTTTGGTAACGTGTGATTACCAAAAGTCTGACAGCCAGGGGTCACCATTGCTTTCCTAGCAATCAAACGCGATCCTGCAAAGTTTTCCAAGGGTTGCATTCACTTGCAGTTTGTTTAAGGGCAGGAAGATGTATTTTGTACCTACAGTTCTTAGAAGCTACCAAAGATGCAAACTTTCTTTTACAGGTGATGTTTCAGGACTTGTCTAAAATAGACTACCAGCTTCACTGACAGAAATACAGTTCTTTGAatttgtttacagaaacagtGGCTACTCTGCCTTCCAGATTCAGCAGACATTATCACAAAGCCTACAGGATTTAGGGAAAGTTCTCTTccaaggaagagaaaatgaaaggaagCTAAAAATCCTTCTTTCAACTCTGACTTTACTTCAAACACCAGGACGTACCTTACTTGAGCCaatcaaacaaaaccacacagaGTCATATTCTTTTGATTTTATACTACCACAGGACAGACAAGGGAATATTTGTGATTAAACTAAAAGAAAAGCATTCAGAAGTGCTATAGGAGCTTGTAAAGTGCAGAATATCAACATCAAAAACTATGCAGAAAACTAGAAATTCAGTCATGCAATTCTTTAACCAAACTGCCCTGCCTCCTCAGCATTCACCAAGCCTTCAGAGAAATAGTGAACCTCATGTTTGTTTTAACGGAATAAAAACAGCATTGATAGCAAAAATCTGTGGGCAATGGGAAGTATGCATGAAGAAAAGGATAAAAGTGTTTCTGGCATTTTATATATTCAGAAACTGACTTACGCTAATGGAGATGCAGTTGGAGCTTTTGCTTGccttttgcttttcagagcaCGAAGCTTATCCCCTTGTGTTAAACAGTTTGTTTCATCATCATCACTGTACTGGATAAGTGGAGGGGGGAAAGGGATAAATCAAGATTAAATATAGGCACTTTGATATATAAGAATTAACTTTATCTTAAAGCTTAAAATTAGAATCATCTCAACAGGATAAAGTCAAAGAAAATTCACTTGCATAAATATAGTTCTGTTTCTTCCAGTTTCCTGTTTGCTGCCTTAGAAGCTGTAAACCATTAAGTGGTGTCATGACTTACATGCATTGGAATATTGTCTCCTTTTAAAGCATTGGAAGCAATATATTATGAAATCTTTGCTTAGGTACAGTATGATCTTCACTAAATACAGCATTTCCCTTCTTCACTTGCCTTTTTAAAACAGTGGTACTGTCTTTTTCAAAAAGCACCATCAAAAGGTGTTACAGAAGTTGCAATTACTTAGAAACTAAAATGAGTAAAAATGATAAGCATAACCCACCCTTTCATCCCCTCCATTTCAATACACACAGTAAAGCAACAGACAATCCAAAATGAAATCAGTGTTTTTGATTGCAGAATGTATGTTTTTTCTATTATTGACCTAATTACAGAAGAGTAAAACATGATGATGCTCCTACTTCACCTGTGTGCTAAACTCCATTTTTCATAATTGCCATCCCTAGTTTCCTCCCCCACCCCCATATCCTTTTATATAAAAAGggtgaacagaaaaaaaatttgattaACAAAGTTTTTGTGCACTCACAGGTTTTTTCAAAACCTGAGAGATTCTCAACAGTTTCAACTTTTACAAGAGCACAATATTTGGATGGTTACCAGTTCAATGTCCTTTTGGATGGTTCTCCTGTTTCTTGTGTTATTAATTGAAATATCATCTACTCCTGACAGAATTCTTGTTACAGCAATTTTATGGTTTCGTTTCAACTTTGCACGGAAAATATCCCCTTCTGTCCAAAGTTCTGCCTGTTTGCTATCataacatggaaaaaaaggcccaAAACACAACAAATTAACACTGAGGATTGTTAAGTGTACaatagaagaagaagaagcaaaaGACATCTAGATTTATTTTTGGCAATAATTTACACTCAATCTACTTACTCCATCAGGAAATGCTGTTGTGGTCCAATGACAGAACCAGGTCTATTTATTCTGATCCAGGCAATAGATTCAGCAGCTGTCATCCGATAATGCTTCATGATATAACAGGCAATAAGTGTGCCAGTTCGTCCAAGACCAGCTGTGCAATATAAAAGAATGGCTTCTTTTATATATCCATCTTCATCTGGAATCTGTTGTAACTACAGACACTGTTACTTGGACAAGTAGTTACCTGCCTAATTTATCAAAACAAACCCCTACTTATCAAATGTGGTAAGGGAAACTTACTCTTTAATCTGTTTCATCATATACAAGGTTACTAACACGCTGTCCATATTTTCTTTGAGTGAGGTAACCCTCCAAAGCCAGCAACTTTACAAAGATCTGTAAGTTTAGCTACCTTTATTTATCTATCTGTGAATATGTATGAAGGTATGAGAATGCTTATAAGCATGCGATAAAACAGTTggccttatttttcttttcagaattcTCCCAGCACCTTCTTGCAAATTAATCATACATTGCATTGAAATCAGATGTTCTCCCAGCCCCCCTCTAATTAATCTCTTTAACtcccaagaaaaaaacaaattttgCAATAAGCAAGTCTGGGCACTAGCTAGCACAGGAAAAGAAGTACTCCAGAGTGAGAAACCTTATTTAAAATGGCCCTCAAAACAGTTCTATTTACCTTGGAAAAACATGAGAAGCAAGAGAGGACTGCTCCAGCTAAGTGGCATCTTTCCTTAATCACTTGCTGCACATGCAAACCACACACCACCTTAGCTCATTTAACAATTAACTGATCAACACCACTGTAAAATCTTCTGTATAACACAACAGCCAAGACAACCACACAGCAGCTTCCATGACTTGCTTTAGGAACTTGCTTTAGCTTTCCATGACTTCCACGACAGCTTTAGGAACAGGCTACAGCATTCTAAACCTCCTCAAGAGTAAGCACAGTCTAGACACCATTAGTCTGACATCTACCAAAGAACACCTTAATCTGAATAATAACAAAGCACTTGTATTACTGATACTCAATATTCTGGCATAACCAATTAAGCGATATGCCTGAATTTATCACCTCAGTGACGAATAAGAGTATGAACTTGTTTTCCCAGAGTCAAGGTGCTGGTTTCAACAATTCTTTCACTTTCCAGTATAATTCTGTTAAATGCAGCAAACAGATGGCAGATACAGGAACAAAACTGCAGTCTTTGCAGGTCCAAAGAAACAGGTTAGGAAAATGCCCTTCTCCTTCAATCACAGCATTATCAGACACACTAGTGATGCAAAGTTGTGGAGAAGAAATGTCTGATAGACTATTAAAGATGGTATGGGAAGGGAAATATACTGCCTCTAGAACAACcgaaaaaaataacaatactAGCTGCATTGGCCAGGCTCTTAAAATCTTCGCAGCCTAACTCTGGAGGAATGGATATTCAGAGTGTGCCCAAACTAGTATAGTTTCTGAGGGATGAAGATTTTGGTAGCTACAGAAGAACACTCATACACTTTGagaaatctccccaaaataCAGCACTGTTTCCAAAAGTTTACCACTTGGTATATTTAAACCTATATTTTCAGAGAAAACTTGACAGGACTTCAAATGCCTGCCCAAAGCATCCTTTGAAAATACTAGCACTTTCTAGCAGAAACAGCTATTAATATCGTAAATCTCACTTTCCCCAGTCTCATTTTGGGAATGGCTTGGAAGACTTTTCTGGTACTTAAGAAAATTAGAAGATTAAGTGCTGAACAGAAtcatagaaataattttaatggaACAGTTGCAGTTTGGCAGAGATGTTAATAACTAGATATAATAGAATTATACTGCAAAATAGCTCAGGAACTGCAATTATAAACATCACTAGTGATATAAACTGATTTTTGCATCATACCTTTGCAATGGACAGCTATTACACCTTCAGcattttcacaaatatttagAAATGTTTTAACTATAGTATCACTAGGTGTGCTTCCATCAGCAAAGAAGAGATCAAAATGCTCAAATCCAGCATCTGTAAATCGTTTGGCATCATACAGTTTTTTGTTGAGGCGTATTATAGTGGTGACCTTCTTTTGCTTGAAGTATGGGAAATAAGCCTCTGGAGCATGGTGGGGATAGCCTATTTGAGAACATAAGATTAAAAAAGAGTAAGGCTTaaactgaagaaataaaaaatatttaaaaaaaaagatatgaaAATACTCCCAAAACAGAGACAAGAAATAGACTAACTGAAAATGGAACTTTAATACAATCACCTAGGTCAGATACAATTAAACCAAGCATTAAAATTTTACTGCCAGAGTTCTTATAAAAGGAAAAGAGCCAAGGAAAAAACACACTGTTTGAGGAACAATTTTTAAAGCTTGTTCTTACTGATAACAATCAACTAAGAAAGTAGTGGGCTTGTGTTCCCCACCTCCTTTTTTAAGCATACCATTTTCAATTTTACTTCTTGAATGAGGTCCACTGAAGGCAATGAATTTGTTTGGTATTATCCAGTtaaaatctccattttctgctctcTGTCAAGAGAAAATGCTTGGTTTATCATTATCCCTGTATTTTCAGGCTTTTCCTTATTGTTTCAAAATACATGCTAGATAGAATTTATGTATAATTTTTGTCAAAGGAAGGTGTGTTAGTTGgctgctttctttttcatcatGAGGATGACAGATGCTCTCAACCACACATTTCTCCCGTGTCCCTGTCTTTCTAAATCAGAGGTGTAGACCAACGCAACTCATGCCCTTGAGATGAAGAGCAACTTTCAAATTTTTAGTTTTGATACGATTCTAAATTGGTCTTACCAATTGGCCTTACCACCATTCacaaattataaaattaatttttcagctCTAGGAccatttaattttctctttacaGACATCTGGCAGCTTTGCATTTCTGAGACAGTGTACAGTCAGGAGTTGCAGTATTTCATTGTGACAATAATTTCCTATGACCCAAAGTGAATTTTATGCACTTGGAGTTTCCCAGCCCTGTTTTCTTCTTTACCTCAAAGAGCGTTATTACATTTTTGCCATGTGTCCTCAAATACATACTTTGATTGTTCTCTAGCATTCAGTTAGACTTGGGCTTGTATGCCCTTTAGTTTTTCATCAAGACTGCTCAAGAATATCCAGGGTTTTACTAATAAAGGAGACtcccatttatttccattttggtTTCTGCTTTTCCCCATGTTTGAACATAATTATGCTTAAATCTGGATTTTACTATTCTCTCTCTGACCATGAACCTTTATTTAACTATCATAACTTATagagacaaaacaaaaatggaACTTAATACTACAAAAGAATAGCAGAAATTATAAGCAATTGCTTTAGCATTAGTAACAGCAAACAAATCAAGAGATTGATACTGAACACTTACTTCATAATGCTCATATTCATCTACATCAAACGTACTAAAATCCAGGAAACCATACTGCAAAGCCTAAAATTCAGAACACAGTTCTTAACAAAGATGCCTCTTCAATGAGGACAGTTTATTACTGGTTTCGGTTATGTGAAGTCCTTTAATACACACTCTCCCCTTCTTTCTTCACAAAACTTAAGAATACAGAAAAACTCAGTCTTGCTTCAAACTAGGTTTATAAGTTTCAATATAAGTGAAGTTAGTAAAtcaactttttttgttttcacgAAATCAGTATAAAAACCCCAGACTACTCAAGCATTTAGTCTTTTCATTATTGCTAGCtgcacaaaataaaaagaaaaataaccagCAAAAAATATCTATTGAAGCTCTAAGTAGATTCTAAAGACCACATTCAAGGATTGGAGATATTTTTTGTGCACAAATTCTATTTGCTAATATCTTCACTGATTTCAAATTTCTTGCAGTCACAAAGTCCTAAGTAGATATTACTGTGAGTCCATGATGTCCCATAATTAGCCACAACCATAATCCTTAACACTGtgtaaaaaatgtaaacatttggGTAACTAATAGTTTATCCATTTGTTAAAACAGGAAGACATACACAGATAAACCTCATATCTCCAGATATTAAAAATACTACAttccaattttcttttttactacCTAATCTTCTGCAGCTTTCTTTCCTGTTCACCTGCAAGAACAACAATGCACCAGTCTTGGCATACAAATAACCAATTTCAAAATAcccagaaaagctgaaaaatcaCCAATCTTCAAGAAGATGACTTAACCAGCAAAAATATCACTATTTGGTAGAGATACCCATTATACAAAACACAATAGTACGGTGGAGAGCTGCAGAATTCCATTTCACTATTCATACAGACTAAAAATAATGTGGTTCCATTCCCTTATCCTTTAATGCTGCATTACTTCACTGCTATATTGCTATAAAACcgagattttatattttttatagtTAAAAAAAGAAGCACCCACTCCTAACATTTGTTCTATTTCTATTACTAAAGCAAAATCTGAAATCATTACCATGTG
Coding sequences within it:
- the CDC14B gene encoding dual specificity protein phosphatase CDC14B isoform X2, whose translation is MKRKSWAEARRRAAPPPPALKRTRGAASRAAGGEAERRRQPPPAGLETCLRIADRLYFAILYQKPKSGAANTHYFCIDDELVYENFYADFGPLNLAMVYRYCCKLNRKLKSFSLIRKKIIHYTGFDQKKQANAAFLIGSYAIIYLRESPEDVYRLILSGSVSYLPFRDASFGTCSFHLTLLDCFHAINKALQYGFLDFSTFDVDEYEHYERAENGDFNWIIPNKFIAFSGPHSRSKIENGYPHHAPEAYFPYFKQKKVTTIIRLNKKLYDAKRFTDAGFEHFDLFFADGSTPSDTIVKTFLNICENAEGVIAVHCKAGLGRTGTLIACYIMKHYRMTAAESIAWIRINRPGSVIGPQQHFLMDKQAELWTEGDIFRAKLKRNHKIAVTRILSGVDDISINNTRNRRTIQKDIELYSDDDETNCLTQGDKLRALKSKRQAKAPTASPLAWLLAMLVSTLCSIVIWWIVCGSLLPSLLFCLDGLRT
- the CDC14B gene encoding dual specificity protein phosphatase CDC14B isoform X1, with the protein product MKRKSWAEARRRAAPPPPALKRTRGAASRAAGGEAERRRQPPPAGLETCLRIADRLYFAILYQKPKSGAANTHYFCIDDELVYENFYADFGPLNLAMVYRYCCKLNRKLKSFSLIRKKIIHYTGFDQKKQANAAFLIGSYAIIYLRESPEDVYRLILSGSVSYLPFRDASFGTCSFHLTLLDCFHAINKALQYGFLDFSTFDVDEYEHYERAENGDFNWIIPNKFIAFSGPHSRSKIENGYPHHAPEAYFPYFKQKKVTTIIRLNKKLYDAKRFTDAGFEHFDLFFADGSTPSDTIVKTFLNICENAEGVIAVHCKAGLGRTGTLIACYIMKHYRMTAAESIAWIRINRPGSVIGPQQHFLMDKQAELWTEGDIFRAKLKRNHKIAVTRILSGVDDISINNTRNRRTIQKDIELYSDDDETNCLTQGDKLRALKSKRQAKAPTASPLAVTLQSSVQKNKTSEPSISDSTDITKRTTRSAARKKSLKSQSITRNRTVLR
- the CDC14B gene encoding dual specificity protein phosphatase CDC14B isoform X3; this encodes MKRKSWAEARRRAAPPPPALKRTRGAASRAAGGEAERRRQPPPAGLETCLRIADRLYFAILYQKPKSGAANTHYFCIDDELVYENFYADFGPLNLAMVYRYCCKLNRKLKSFSLIRKKIIHYTGFDQKKQANAAFLIGSYAIIYLRESPEDVYRLILSGSVSYLPFRDASFGTCSFHLTLLDCFHAINKALQYGFLDFSTFDVDEYEHYERAENGDFNWIIPNKFIAFSGPHSRSKIENGYPHHAPEAYFPYFKQKKVTTIIRLNKKLYDAKRFTDAGFEHFDLFFADGSTPSDTIVKTFLNICENAEGVIAVHCKAGLGRTGTLIACYIMKHYRMTAAESIAWIRINRPGSVIGPQQHFLMDKQAELWTEGDIFRAKLKRNHKIAVTRILSGVDDISINNTRNRRTIQKDIELYSDDDETNCLTQGDKLRALKSKRQAKAPTASPLAQPYKKQHTQNKDCAQLT
- the CDC14B gene encoding dual specificity protein phosphatase CDC14B isoform X4, which translates into the protein MKRKSWAEARRRAAPPPPALKRTRGAASRAAGGEAERRRQPPPAGLETCLRIADRLYFAILYQKPKSGAANTHYFCIDDELVYENFYADFGPLNLAMVYRYCCKLNRKLKSFSLIRKKIIHYTGFDQKKQANAAFLIGSYAIIYLRESPEDVYRLILSGSVSYLPFRDASFGTCSFHLTLLDCFHAINKALQYGFLDFSTFDVDEYEHYERAENGDFNWIIPNKFIAFSGPHSRSKIENGYPHHAPEAYFPYFKQKKVTTIIRLNKKLYDAKRFTDAGFEHFDLFFADGSTPSDTIVKTFLNICENAEGVIAVHCKAGLGRTGTLIACYIMKHYRMTAAESIAWIRINRPGSVIGPQQHFLMDKQAELWTEGDIFRAKLKRNHKIAVTRILSGVDDISINNTRNRRTIQKDIELYSDDDETNCLTQGDKLRALKSKRQAKAPTASPLAQSITRNRTVLR
- the CDC14B gene encoding dual specificity protein phosphatase CDC14B isoform X5; its protein translation is MVYRYCCKLNRKLKSFSLIRKKIIHYTGFDQKKQANAAFLIGSYAIIYLRESPEDVYRLILSGSVSYLPFRDASFGTCSFHLTLLDCFHAINKALQYGFLDFSTFDVDEYEHYERAENGDFNWIIPNKFIAFSGPHSRSKIENGYPHHAPEAYFPYFKQKKVTTIIRLNKKLYDAKRFTDAGFEHFDLFFADGSTPSDTIVKTFLNICENAEGVIAVHCKAGLGRTGTLIACYIMKHYRMTAAESIAWIRINRPGSVIGPQQHFLMDKQAELWTEGDIFRAKLKRNHKIAVTRILSGVDDISINNTRNRRTIQKDIELYSDDDETNCLTQGDKLRALKSKRQAKAPTASPLAVTLQSSVQKNKTSEPSISDSTDITKRTTRSAARKKSLKSQSITRNRTVLR